The Leguminivora glycinivorella isolate SPB_JAAS2020 chromosome 1, LegGlyc_1.1, whole genome shotgun sequence genome includes a region encoding these proteins:
- the LOC125228221 gene encoding odorant receptor 13a-like encodes MYLTLFIAILAIARLFLPLHHRYGEIVERFLLYFHLIHFKHKGSYYFKIYEKLELLSHRAVTITLALSMICAVAFNMMPIINNISSGAYTDDNTTVELSVYFSYPGFDPVEHYKFVTVFNFYVVFGCAILVGAIDLLISLFVIQIIGHIEVLNNSLLTFPKPKNPTDMVNARNERTNQNVVCANVISPMFTATENLIIKEKIKECVQHHLLIVSFTDDVSTFFGPVLAIYFLFHQVSGCIMLLELSAGGADALTKYGPLTVTIFGQLIIISTIFEIVNTKSEVLATTAYLIPWESMNVSNRRSACMLLRRLQQPIAVRALGVTAVNVQTMSTILKTSFSYFTFLKTLND; translated from the exons ATGTATTTAACATTGTTTATTGCTATCTTGGCTATC GCTCGATTATTTCTTCCTCTGCACCATCGATATGGAGAAATAGTGGAACGGTTTCTGCTTTATTTTCATCTTATACATTTCAAACATAAGGGCAGCTACTACTTTAAG ATATATGAGAAGCTAGAATTGCTATCCCACCGCGCTGTAACAATAACACTGGCGTTGTCGATGATCTGTGCAGTCGCGTTCAACATGATGCCCATCATCAACAACATCAGTAGCGGGGCATACACGGATGACAACACAACTGTCGAGTTGTCCGTCTACTTCTCTTACCCAGGGTTTGACCCAGTGGAACACTATAAATTTGTCACAGTCTTCAACTTCTACGTAGTGTTCGGATGCGCCATTTTAGTTGGTGCTATAGACCTACTCATTTCGTTATTCGTTATTCAAATAATCGGCCATATTGAAGTGCTTAATAATAGTCTACTGACCTTTCCTAAGCCCAAGAACCCCACAGATATGGTAAACGCACGCAATGAAAGAACAAACCAGAATGTGGTTTGCGCCAACGTAATATCACCAATGTTCACAGCGACAGAAAATCTTATAATTAAGGAAAAAATAAAAGAGTGTGTTCAACATCATCTATTAATTGTAAG ttttacagATGACGTGTCGACGTTTTTCGGGCCGGTGTTAGCTATTTATTTTCTCTTTCACCAAGTATCAGGATGTATAATGCTCCTTGAATTATCAGCAGGT GGCGCCGATGCTCTAACCAAATATGGCCCCCTTACAGTGACAATTTTTGGGCAGCTCATAATTATATCAACCATTTTCGAGATAGTTAACACCAAG AGCGAGGTTCTTGCGACGACAGCATATTTAATTCCGTGGGAAAGCATGAACGTGTCGAACCGACGCTCTGCGTGCATGCTGCTGCGCCGCTTGCAGCAGCCCATCGCCGTGCGCGCGCTCGGCGTCACCGCCGTCAACGTGCAGACCATGAGCACG ATTTTAAAGACGTCCTTCAGTTACTTCACCTTCCTCAAGACCTTGAATGACTAA